One window of Salegentibacter sp. Hel_I_6 genomic DNA carries:
- a CDS encoding AraC family transcriptional regulator, producing the protein MIKSSKPSFEKVDPSFGSSFSFKSFNYQHQNKNHTFWHYHPEIELVYVNGGSGKRQIGSHVSYYQHGDLILIGANLPHCGFTDSLTDNDRETVIQFSSDFLGKNFWEIPEMRNVRVLLERAKNGIVFHGEDKDLIGEKIEALNSLTNYKRLLGLLEILNMLENAKDFTLLNAEGFVLDTELEDNNRINVIFNFVKNEFKRNITLEEIANIVSMTVPAFCRYFKKTTGKTFVQFVNEYRLVHAAKLLHEKQISITDVCFESGFNNFSHFNKQFKKFTGKSPSIYRNEIKFAVS; encoded by the coding sequence ATGATAAAATCGAGCAAACCCTCTTTTGAAAAAGTAGATCCAAGCTTCGGAAGCTCGTTTTCCTTTAAAAGTTTTAACTATCAGCATCAGAATAAAAACCATACTTTTTGGCATTACCACCCAGAAATAGAACTGGTTTATGTAAATGGTGGTTCTGGAAAAAGACAAATAGGAAGCCACGTCTCCTACTACCAGCACGGAGACCTAATTCTTATTGGTGCTAACTTGCCGCATTGTGGTTTTACCGATAGCTTAACCGACAACGACCGGGAAACCGTAATTCAGTTTAGCTCAGATTTCCTCGGAAAGAATTTCTGGGAGATCCCCGAAATGAGAAATGTTAGAGTTTTATTGGAAAGAGCCAAAAATGGGATTGTTTTTCACGGGGAAGACAAAGATCTAATTGGCGAGAAAATTGAAGCGCTTAATTCGCTTACTAATTATAAACGCCTACTTGGATTATTAGAAATTCTTAATATGCTGGAAAACGCTAAAGATTTTACCTTATTAAATGCCGAAGGTTTTGTACTGGACACCGAGCTGGAAGATAATAACCGCATAAATGTGATCTTCAACTTTGTGAAAAATGAATTTAAAAGAAATATCACCTTAGAAGAAATTGCCAATATAGTTAGTATGACGGTACCGGCCTTTTGTAGATATTTTAAAAAAACAACGGGGAAAACTTTTGTTCAATTTGTAAATGAATACCGACTGGTGCACGCTGCTAAGTTATTGCACGAAAAGCAAATAAGCATCACCGATGTTTGCTTTGAAAGTGGCTTCAACAATTTTAGTCATTTCAATAAGCAATTCAAGAAATTCACCGGGAAGTCTCCTTCTATATACAGAAACGAAATAAAATTTGCGGTTTCGTAA
- a CDS encoding 4Fe-4S dicluster domain-containing protein — protein MAIVITDECINCGACEPECPNTAIYEGADDWRYADGTDLEGNVVLPNGKEADANEAQEPISDEIYYIVPDKCTECKGFHEEPQCAAVCPVDCCVPDDEHVETEEELLGKQKFMHEDE, from the coding sequence ATGGCAATTGTTATAACCGATGAATGTATAAACTGCGGAGCCTGCGAGCCCGAGTGCCCAAATACAGCGATTTACGAAGGTGCAGATGATTGGCGTTATGCCGATGGAACCGATTTGGAAGGCAATGTTGTCCTGCCAAATGGAAAAGAAGCCGATGCAAACGAGGCACAAGAACCTATTAGTGATGAAATCTATTATATAGTTCCTGATAAATGCACAGAATGTAAAGGGTTTCACGAAGAACCACAGTGCGCTGCGGTTTGTCCAGTAGATTGTTGCGTACCAGATGATGAGCACGTAGAAACTGAAGAAGAACTACTCGGTAAGCAGAAATTTATGCACGAAGACGAGTAA
- a CDS encoding acyl-CoA reductase encodes MTIEERKSHFIQLGKFLGQFGVNNNNLIKESPQNEVFFNELNHKIDYSIHYNGWFTRENVIFSLQQWSKALTKENLDKWLNAYSLENNSPKTVAIIMAGNIPLVGFHDFLSVLISGHKVLVKQSTNDKQLLPVIAGFLMDIAPDFENRIKFTEDRLKDFDAVIATGSNNTARYFEYYFKGKPNIIRKNRNSVAILTGEENTEQLKALGEDIFRYFGLGCRNVSKLYVPKDYDFDNFFKAIFPWNTLMNSAKYANNYDYNKAVYLMSEFKLLENGFLILKNDESFGSPIATLFYEEYEDEKSLNETLQQNKKNLQCVVGIDAEVDFGKTQQPELWDYADGVDTLKFLEEIYIRNL; translated from the coding sequence ATGACAATCGAAGAAAGAAAATCACATTTTATACAACTGGGAAAATTCCTTGGGCAATTTGGGGTAAACAATAATAATTTAATAAAAGAATCGCCCCAAAATGAAGTATTTTTTAATGAATTAAATCATAAAATTGACTATTCAATACATTATAATGGTTGGTTTACGCGTGAAAACGTAATTTTTTCGCTTCAGCAATGGAGTAAAGCGCTAACTAAAGAGAATTTAGATAAGTGGTTAAATGCATATTCCTTAGAAAATAATTCTCCGAAAACGGTCGCTATAATAATGGCAGGAAATATCCCGCTGGTAGGTTTTCACGATTTTCTTTCGGTTCTAATTTCAGGTCATAAAGTATTAGTAAAGCAATCTACAAACGATAAACAGTTATTACCCGTAATTGCAGGGTTTTTAATGGATATAGCTCCAGATTTTGAAAACCGAATTAAATTTACTGAAGACAGACTTAAGGATTTTGATGCCGTAATTGCCACAGGAAGCAACAACACAGCCCGCTATTTTGAATATTATTTTAAAGGAAAACCGAATATTATAAGAAAAAACCGAAACTCTGTCGCCATTCTAACTGGCGAAGAAAATACCGAACAATTAAAAGCTTTAGGCGAAGATATTTTTAGGTACTTTGGTTTGGGTTGCCGTAATGTTTCAAAACTTTACGTTCCTAAGGATTATGATTTTGATAATTTTTTCAAAGCGATATTTCCGTGGAATACTTTAATGAATTCAGCTAAATATGCTAATAATTACGATTATAACAAAGCGGTGTATTTAATGAGCGAATTCAAATTATTAGAAAACGGATTCCTTATTCTGAAAAATGACGAAAGTTTCGGCTCCCCTATCGCTACGTTATTTTACGAGGAATATGAAGATGAAAAATCATTAAATGAGACACTTCAGCAAAATAAAAAAAACCTGCAATGCGTTGTAGGAATTGATGCTGAAGTTGATTTCGGAAAAACCCAACAACCAGAATTATGGGACTATGCCGATGGTGTAGATACTTTAAAATTTTTAGAAGAAATTTATATAAGGAACCTCTAG